In the Leptospira selangorensis genome, one interval contains:
- a CDS encoding HTH domain-containing protein, which yields MSDSLSFLEIAEKALAETREPMTVTEIWNFAQKKKLKTNSVGKTPLNSLSSAIYVDIKNNPRTILKQISKGPSRFALTEWGEFFSDQTFKLQSIHLEDDNTPQKERELHPNLAAFVYSNLQFKAYVKTIYHEVSLKAKRGANRWLHPDIVGVRFAFEEYEPETLALQKLMGAADCILYSFEMKVNLHFGNLREAYFQAVSNSSWANEGYLVAAYIEEESDFWDELNRLNNAFGIGVILLDLENPENGQIIVAARPKAELDIGTVDRLAYSNKNFKEFIRNIAEDIKVGKVKSEYDKRN from the coding sequence ATGTCGGATTCATTATCCTTTCTTGAAATTGCGGAAAAGGCTCTTGCAGAAACCAGAGAGCCAATGACGGTCACTGAGATTTGGAATTTTGCCCAAAAGAAAAAATTAAAAACAAATTCAGTCGGAAAGACTCCTTTGAATTCCTTATCTTCAGCTATTTACGTAGATATTAAAAATAATCCCAGAACTATTCTCAAACAGATAAGCAAGGGACCATCAAGATTTGCATTAACTGAATGGGGGGAATTTTTTTCCGACCAAACATTCAAACTACAGTCCATTCACTTAGAGGATGATAATACACCGCAGAAAGAGAGGGAATTACATCCAAATCTTGCCGCATTCGTTTATTCCAATCTCCAATTCAAGGCATACGTAAAAACAATTTATCATGAAGTTTCACTAAAGGCCAAAAGAGGGGCAAATCGTTGGCTGCACCCTGATATTGTGGGGGTTCGATTTGCCTTCGAAGAATATGAACCCGAAACATTAGCATTACAAAAGCTAATGGGAGCCGCGGATTGTATATTATATTCTTTTGAAATGAAAGTAAACTTGCATTTCGGAAATCTGAGAGAGGCATATTTTCAAGCTGTTTCAAACTCTTCTTGGGCAAACGAGGGTTACCTTGTAGCTGCATACATTGAAGAGGAATCCGACTTTTGGGACGAGCTAAACAGATTAAATAATGCATTTGGGATCGGAGTTATTCTGTTAGATTTAGAAAATCCAGAAAACGGCCAGATAATCGTTGCGGCAAGACCTAAAGCTGAACTCGACATTGGCACAGTAGATAGATTAGCTTATAGTAATAAGAACTTTAAGGAATTTATAAGAAATATCGCGGAAGATATTAAGGTCGGAAAAGTAAAGAGCGAGTATGATAAAAGGAATTAA
- a CDS encoding type I restriction endonuclease subunit R, translating into MNHFPEERLEAAIIALLAEQGYPHSKGESLDRSLESVLIISDLKEFLIDRYSEQKVSESELDSIIRKLEAVSTADLYESNKTLHTWITSGFALKRESQEEQDFHLDLIDFENPEKNRFRVVNQLEILGSERRIPDAILYINGLPLIVFEFKSAIRENAGLDDAFKQLTIRYTRGIPELMKYNMLCVISNGVDSRIGSMFAPYEFFYTWRKITGNESVEASGFDSLHSMVQGLFQKERLLDVLHHFVYFPDTSHKQEKIVCRYPQYYAARKLYKNILKHIKPKGDGKGGTYFGATGCGKSFTMLFLTRLLMKEVELESPTIILITDRTDLDDQLSQQFTAAKKYIGDNHVLSVETRSGLQQLLQGRSSGGVFLTTIQKFTEATELLSDRTNIICISDEAHRSQINLDQKIKIGPDGIKRTYGFAKYLHDSLPNATYVGFTGTPIDSTLDVFGEIVDSYTMTESVKDKITVPIVYEGRAAKVVLDNSKLKDIEDYYAQCAEEGSSEYQIEESKKASANMSVILGDPDRLRALASDFVEYYERRMEEKSSIKGKAIFVSSKREIAYEFWKEVVLLRPQWNESLPCEPGLEIAEEEKKKIKPLERIKMVMTRGKDDPKILYDLLGSKEYRKDLDQQFKNPKSNFKIAIVVDMWLTGFDVPELDTIYIDKPVQRHNLIQTISRVNRKFEGKKKGLVVDYIGIKSQLNLALALYNKADQENIEEIRQSIVIVRDQLDLLQRIFHSFDTSAYFNGTPLQQLECLNRSAEFVQTFDKLEKRFIEIVKRLKAAYDICSASEILTGQERDTVHFYLAVRSIIYKLTKGPAPDTSQMNAKVRKLIEEALKSDGVEEIFKLGEGSASVIELFDDKYLAKIEKIKLPNTKIKLLLQLLARGIEEFKKINKVTGIDFTKRFEVLVHRYNERKEEDVLVSTVLEDFTIEILDLMHALRSEQNSGFELGFNIEQKSFYDILKSLTLKYDFVYPDEKLIPLAKAVKELVDDKSKYIDWNKRGDIKAELKADLIVLLGDHGYPPVDHDEVYKEIYEQAENFKRNR; encoded by the coding sequence ATGAACCATTTCCCGGAAGAACGATTGGAGGCGGCAATCATTGCCTTACTAGCGGAACAGGGATATCCCCATTCCAAGGGAGAATCCTTGGATCGTTCTTTAGAATCAGTGCTCATTATATCGGATTTGAAGGAATTTCTGATAGATCGTTATTCAGAACAAAAAGTTTCAGAATCAGAATTGGATTCTATCATTCGAAAGTTAGAAGCTGTTTCTACTGCGGATTTATACGAATCGAATAAGACACTTCATACTTGGATTACGAGTGGTTTTGCTTTGAAGCGAGAATCTCAAGAGGAGCAGGATTTTCATCTTGATCTGATTGATTTTGAAAATCCGGAAAAGAATCGGTTTCGAGTAGTTAATCAATTAGAAATTCTTGGATCCGAAAGAAGAATTCCGGATGCAATTCTTTATATTAACGGTTTACCTTTAATTGTTTTCGAATTCAAAAGTGCAATCCGAGAAAATGCGGGACTCGACGATGCATTTAAACAATTAACTATTCGTTATACTCGCGGCATACCCGAGTTAATGAAATATAATATGCTTTGTGTAATCAGTAACGGGGTGGATTCTCGTATTGGATCTATGTTTGCTCCTTACGAATTCTTCTACACCTGGCGCAAGATTACAGGGAACGAATCTGTGGAGGCTTCCGGATTTGATTCCTTGCATAGCATGGTGCAAGGCTTGTTTCAAAAGGAAAGGCTTTTGGATGTTCTCCATCATTTCGTTTATTTTCCGGATACTTCTCATAAGCAGGAAAAGATCGTATGTAGGTATCCTCAGTATTATGCAGCAAGAAAACTATATAAGAATATTCTGAAACATATCAAGCCGAAAGGGGATGGAAAAGGTGGGACTTATTTCGGGGCCACCGGTTGTGGAAAAAGTTTTACAATGCTCTTCTTGACCCGGCTTCTCATGAAGGAAGTCGAGTTAGAAAGTCCAACTATTATTCTCATTACGGATCGTACAGACTTGGACGATCAGCTTTCCCAACAATTTACAGCTGCCAAAAAGTATATCGGAGACAATCACGTTCTCAGTGTGGAAACCAGATCTGGGCTTCAGCAATTATTGCAAGGCAGAAGTAGCGGTGGAGTTTTTTTGACTACAATCCAAAAATTTACAGAGGCTACTGAACTCCTAAGCGATAGAACAAATATTATCTGTATTTCTGACGAAGCTCATCGGAGCCAAATTAATCTAGATCAAAAGATAAAAATTGGTCCTGATGGCATAAAGCGTACTTACGGATTTGCCAAGTATTTACATGATTCCTTACCTAATGCGACTTATGTAGGTTTTACCGGCACTCCTATTGATTCTACTCTCGATGTTTTTGGAGAGATTGTTGATTCCTACACGATGACTGAATCAGTAAAAGATAAAATCACTGTCCCAATCGTTTACGAGGGAAGGGCCGCAAAGGTTGTGTTAGATAATTCTAAACTAAAGGATATCGAAGACTACTACGCGCAATGTGCGGAAGAGGGCTCCAGTGAATACCAAATCGAGGAGAGTAAGAAAGCTTCTGCGAATATGTCCGTGATCCTCGGAGACCCGGACCGCCTTCGCGCACTTGCCTCAGATTTCGTTGAATATTATGAAAGAAGAATGGAGGAAAAGTCTTCAATTAAAGGAAAAGCGATCTTTGTTTCGAGCAAAAGAGAGATTGCTTATGAATTTTGGAAAGAGGTGGTCTTACTTCGTCCCCAGTGGAATGAGTCGTTACCTTGTGAACCAGGTTTGGAAATTGCGGAAGAAGAAAAAAAGAAAATCAAACCTCTAGAGCGGATCAAAATGGTCATGACTCGGGGGAAAGATGATCCGAAAATATTATACGACCTTTTAGGAAGTAAAGAATACCGAAAAGATTTAGATCAACAATTCAAAAATCCGAAATCTAATTTTAAGATCGCCATTGTGGTCGATATGTGGCTCACAGGATTTGATGTCCCGGAATTGGATACGATTTATATAGATAAACCTGTGCAAAGGCATAATCTTATTCAAACGATTTCCAGAGTGAATCGTAAATTCGAGGGAAAGAAAAAGGGATTGGTAGTAGATTATATCGGGATCAAAAGCCAACTGAATCTAGCGCTTGCTTTGTATAATAAGGCGGATCAGGAGAATATCGAGGAGATACGTCAGTCGATAGTCATTGTCCGTGACCAGTTGGACCTCCTACAAAGGATATTTCATTCATTTGATACAAGTGCTTATTTTAATGGAACTCCTTTGCAACAATTGGAATGTCTGAATCGTTCTGCTGAATTTGTTCAAACCTTCGATAAACTTGAAAAACGATTCATAGAAATCGTCAAACGGCTAAAAGCAGCGTACGATATTTGTAGCGCCTCGGAGATTTTAACTGGTCAGGAGAGAGATACGGTCCATTTCTATTTGGCGGTCCGCTCCATTATCTATAAATTAACAAAAGGACCGGCTCCTGATACATCGCAGATGAATGCAAAGGTTCGGAAACTGATTGAAGAAGCTCTTAAGTCTGACGGGGTGGAAGAAATTTTTAAATTGGGTGAGGGATCTGCATCCGTAATCGAATTATTCGATGATAAATATCTCGCTAAAATTGAAAAAATCAAACTACCGAATACGAAGATTAAATTACTCTTACAACTTCTTGCAAGAGGGATAGAGGAATTTAAAAAAATAAATAAGGTTACAGGGATCGACTTTACGAAACGATTTGAAGTTTTAGTTCATCGTTACAATGAACGTAAAGAGGAAGACGTTCTTGTAAGTACAGTCTTGGAGGATTTCACAATTGAAATTCTTGACTTAATGCATGCATTGAGAAGCGAGCAAAATTCTGGTTTTGAATTAGGATTCAATATAGAACAGAAATCATTTTACGATATTTTAAAAAGTCTTACTCTTAAATATGATTTTGTCTATCCGGATGAAAAACTTATTCCGTTGGCAAAAGCTGTTAAAGAATTAGTGGATGACAAATCTAAATACATAGACTGGAACAAGAGAGGAGATATTAAGGCTGAGCTGAAGGCGGATCTTATTGTATTATTGGGAGATCATGGGTATCCCCCTGTCGATCATGACGAAGTATATAAGGAAATTTACGAACAGGCTGAGAATTTTAAAAGAAATCGGTAA
- a CDS encoding virulence RhuM family protein produces MNFSPDEQSIGEILLYTTEDGRAKIECRFVEESIWLSQGLMASLYDRSKQTISEHLQNLFEEGELDLNSVVRNFRTTAPDGKKYEVQYYNLDAILAVGFRVRSLRGTQFRKWAISRLREYLVKGFIMDDERLKHPSVSGLPTLPDYFDELLERIRDIRASERRMYLRVLEIFALAADYELNQHETQLFFSTVQNKLLFAVTGMTAAELISKRADASKANMGLTVWKGEVVRKSDVTTSKNYLLESEISEMNRIVVMWLDYAEDQANRRKQIFQKDWKDKLDDFLRFNERNVLPNAGTISKDEADEKAFREYETFSKLRRETLEYKGAEDSIKQLESITKLSQEKP; encoded by the coding sequence ATGAATTTCTCTCCCGACGAACAATCGATAGGCGAAATCCTACTGTACACGACGGAGGATGGACGGGCCAAGATAGAATGTCGGTTCGTGGAGGAATCGATTTGGTTGTCGCAAGGACTAATGGCCAGTTTGTACGATCGCTCCAAACAAACAATCAGCGAGCATTTGCAGAATTTATTTGAAGAGGGGGAATTGGATCTGAATTCAGTTGTCCGGAATTTCCGGACAACTGCCCCCGATGGAAAAAAGTATGAGGTTCAATATTATAACTTGGATGCCATTTTGGCTGTTGGGTTCAGGGTTCGTTCCCTTCGGGGAACCCAGTTCCGTAAATGGGCCATTTCCCGATTAAGGGAATATCTGGTAAAAGGGTTCATTATGGACGATGAACGCCTAAAACACCCCTCAGTCTCCGGACTTCCTACGCTACCCGATTATTTCGACGAGTTACTTGAGAGAATCCGGGATATTCGCGCTAGCGAACGAAGAATGTATCTTCGGGTCCTAGAAATTTTTGCTTTAGCTGCAGACTACGAACTAAACCAACATGAGACACAGCTTTTTTTCAGTACTGTCCAAAACAAACTTCTCTTTGCGGTTACTGGGATGACAGCTGCAGAATTGATTTCCAAACGAGCTGATGCAAGCAAAGCTAATATGGGACTCACAGTTTGGAAAGGAGAAGTGGTTCGTAAATCAGATGTTACTACCTCGAAGAATTATCTTCTGGAATCGGAGATTTCAGAAATGAATCGGATTGTAGTCATGTGGTTGGACTATGCAGAAGACCAAGCTAACAGAAGAAAGCAGATTTTCCAGAAAGATTGGAAGGACAAGCTTGACGATTTCCTTCGATTCAATGAGCGAAACGTTCTTCCCAATGCGGGAACTATCTCCAAAGACGAAGCAGACGAAAAGGCATTTCGAGAATATGAAACATTCTCCAAACTTAGAAGGGAAACATTAGAATATAAAGGTGCGGAGGATTCCATAAAACAATTAGAATCCATCACAAAACTCTCCCAGGAAAAGCCATGA
- a CDS encoding restriction endonuclease subunit S, translated as MGSEWKEGKLIDLYEISSGLSKSAESFGSGFPFLTFKDVLDNYFVPSRLEKLVESNEEDKTKCSIKRGDVFLTRTSETMNELGMSSVALNDFPNATFNGFTKRLRPKDPNFLIPEYVAYYFRSPLFRSKMYSFSTMSTRASLNNEMIGHLSIVFPSANKQWSIGHILKTLDDKIELNRKMNQTLEAMSQALFQSWFVDFDPVIDNALDSGNPIPEALQARAQARANLGSARKPLPEEIQRLFPNKFVQHKDMGWIPEGWDVNTIGKICEVIDCLHAKKPDRVFEASNKILLQLNNIREDGLIDITDKYLISNSDYSKWISRIELAENDCVITNVGRVGAVAIVPRNLKAALGRNITAIRLQEGNDFPGFLITLLNSKVMKQEISKKTDVGTILNALNVFNIPHLRFIFKKEIALVAEKQLRSFVKNREFLIEQNMTLSSLRDTLLPKLLSGQLQVPDAEKLVAGVL; from the coding sequence ATGGGAAGTGAGTGGAAGGAAGGGAAATTAATTGATCTTTATGAAATTTCCTCTGGTCTTTCAAAATCAGCGGAATCGTTTGGAAGTGGATTTCCTTTTCTAACTTTCAAAGATGTTCTAGATAATTATTTTGTTCCTAGCAGATTAGAGAAGCTTGTAGAATCCAATGAAGAAGACAAAACTAAATGTTCGATTAAACGAGGTGATGTTTTTTTAACGCGAACAAGTGAGACTATGAATGAGCTTGGAATGAGTAGCGTTGCTCTTAACGATTTTCCAAATGCTACCTTTAATGGTTTTACCAAAAGATTGAGACCTAAAGATCCAAATTTTCTCATTCCTGAATACGTTGCGTATTATTTCCGTAGCCCATTGTTCCGAAGCAAGATGTATAGCTTTTCCACAATGTCAACGCGAGCGAGCTTAAACAATGAAATGATTGGGCATCTTTCCATTGTTTTTCCTTCTGCTAATAAGCAATGGTCGATTGGGCATATTCTAAAAACCCTCGACGACAAAATCGAACTCAACCGCAAAATGAACCAAACCTTAGAAGCCATGTCCCAAGCCCTCTTCCAAAGTTGGTTTGTGGATTTTGATCCGGTTATCGATAACGCATTGGATTCGGGAAATCCCATTCCGGAAGCACTTCAGGCGAGAGCTCAAGCCAGAGCCAATTTAGGCTCAGCTCGGAAACCTCTTCCCGAAGAGATCCAGAGACTATTTCCAAACAAGTTCGTCCAGCATAAGGATATGGGTTGGATTCCGGAAGGTTGGGATGTGAATACAATTGGGAAAATTTGCGAAGTGATAGATTGTTTGCATGCTAAGAAACCTGATCGAGTTTTTGAAGCCTCAAATAAAATTTTACTGCAACTTAATAATATACGCGAAGATGGTTTGATAGATATCACTGATAAATATCTTATCAGCAATTCTGATTATTCTAAATGGATTTCAAGAATCGAGTTGGCTGAAAACGATTGTGTCATAACCAACGTTGGAAGAGTGGGCGCAGTTGCCATCGTTCCTCGAAATTTAAAAGCTGCATTGGGTAGGAATATCACAGCGATTCGCCTTCAAGAGGGGAATGATTTTCCTGGATTCTTGATAACTTTATTAAATAGTAAAGTTATGAAACAAGAAATATCAAAAAAAACAGATGTCGGGACAATACTTAATGCTTTGAATGTTTTCAATATCCCTCATTTAAGATTTATTTTTAAGAAAGAGATAGCACTCGTTGCTGAAAAACAATTACGATCGTTCGTTAAGAATCGAGAATTCCTAATCGAGCAAAATATGACTTTATCCTCCCTCCGCGACACCCTCCTCCCAAAACTCCTCTCAGGGCAACTCCAGGTTCCCGATGCAGAAAAGTTGGTTGCTGGAGTCCTATGA
- a CDS encoding type I restriction-modification system subunit M — translation MPQKAIVPKKKAAAKKSSSVKKEKVTPTKPQKSFEQNLWDTADKLRGSVESSEYKHVVLSLIFLKFVSDKFEERRKQLIQEGKEKYIERVEFYAQKNVFYLPEEARWSFIQKNAKQKDLAVKIDKALRTVEKTNPSLKGALPDNYFTRLGLDPSKLAALIDSIHDIDTIKDKEEDVVGRVYEYFLGKFAATEGKGGGEFYTPKCVVNLIAEMIEPYEGKIYDPCCGSGGMFVQSVTFVENHKGNKKDISIYGQEQTSTTYKLAKMNLAIRGISTNLGEIPADTFFKDQHPDLKADFIMANPPFNLDAWRNPKELLDDPRWSGYEVPPTGNANYAWILHMISKLSDNGMAGFVMANGSMSTNTKGEGAIRQRMIENDLVDCMIALPGQLFYTTQIPVCLWFLTKNKGTLKIEGHTDSNHKDRRGKTLFIDARNLGVMTDRTHKELTTEEVSEIARTYHAWRGESKDGKYEDKPGFCKSATLEEMKANDFVLTPGRYVGTPEEEDDGILFEHKMRELTQTLYKQMEESKALDAQIRKNLEVLGYGK, via the coding sequence ATGCCCCAAAAAGCGATTGTCCCCAAAAAAAAAGCAGCAGCTAAGAAGTCCAGCTCGGTAAAAAAAGAGAAGGTTACCCCAACCAAGCCACAGAAATCCTTTGAACAAAACCTATGGGATACTGCAGATAAACTTCGCGGGAGCGTGGAATCCTCCGAATACAAGCACGTCGTACTTAGTTTAATCTTTTTAAAATTCGTCAGCGATAAGTTCGAGGAAAGGCGCAAGCAACTCATCCAGGAGGGAAAAGAGAAATACATAGAGAGAGTTGAATTCTATGCGCAGAAGAACGTCTTCTATCTTCCCGAAGAGGCTCGCTGGTCTTTTATTCAGAAAAACGCAAAACAGAAAGATTTGGCGGTTAAGATAGACAAGGCTCTACGCACCGTAGAAAAGACAAATCCTTCCTTAAAAGGAGCCTTACCTGATAATTACTTTACTCGTCTCGGATTAGATCCAAGCAAGCTTGCGGCACTTATCGATTCCATTCATGATATAGATACGATCAAAGATAAAGAAGAAGATGTAGTAGGCCGAGTCTACGAATACTTCTTAGGAAAATTCGCAGCGACGGAAGGCAAAGGCGGCGGAGAATTTTATACTCCGAAATGTGTGGTTAATCTTATCGCAGAAATGATCGAACCTTACGAAGGGAAAATTTATGATCCTTGTTGTGGTTCCGGCGGGATGTTTGTGCAATCAGTAACCTTCGTTGAGAATCATAAGGGAAACAAAAAAGACATCTCCATTTATGGACAGGAGCAAACCTCCACAACTTATAAACTCGCTAAGATGAATCTTGCTATTCGAGGGATTTCGACTAACTTGGGTGAAATTCCCGCCGACACATTCTTCAAAGACCAACACCCGGATCTAAAAGCTGATTTTATCATGGCCAATCCTCCTTTTAACTTGGATGCTTGGAGAAACCCGAAAGAACTCTTGGATGATCCTCGTTGGTCCGGATATGAGGTCCCCCCAACTGGTAACGCAAATTATGCATGGATTTTGCATATGATTTCCAAACTTTCCGATAATGGAATGGCTGGATTTGTAATGGCGAATGGTTCCATGTCTACCAATACCAAGGGAGAAGGAGCGATTCGCCAAAGAATGATCGAAAATGATCTAGTCGATTGTATGATCGCACTTCCCGGGCAATTATTTTATACTACTCAAATTCCGGTTTGTCTCTGGTTCCTAACTAAGAACAAGGGCACTTTAAAAATAGAAGGTCATACCGACAGCAATCATAAGGATAGAAGAGGAAAGACTCTCTTTATCGATGCCCGAAACCTCGGTGTCATGACGGACCGAACTCATAAGGAACTCACTACAGAAGAGGTCTCCGAAATTGCACGTACCTACCATGCCTGGAGAGGAGAATCCAAAGACGGCAAATACGAGGACAAACCTGGATTTTGTAAGTCGGCTACATTAGAAGAAATGAAAGCAAATGATTTTGTCCTCACACCAGGACGTTATGTGGGAACGCCCGAAGAGGAGGATGATGGAATCTTATTTGAACATAAAATGAGGGAACTCACTCAAACTCTTTATAAGCAAATGGAAGAATCTAAAGCCCTGGATGCTCAGATCCGAAAAAACCTGGAGGTTCTGGGCTATGGGAAGTGA